The following coding sequences are from one Mustela lutreola isolate mMusLut2 chromosome 5, mMusLut2.pri, whole genome shotgun sequence window:
- the PCDHB8 gene encoding protocadherin beta-8 yields METSGKFICRQRQVLLFFLLLGLSQAGLEPRRYSVVEETEGRSFVTNLAKDLGLGQRDLSKRGARVISKGNKLHLLLDLETGDLLLGEKLDREELCGHTDPCVLRFQVLLENPLEFFQAELQVIDINDHSPVFIDRDMLLKIPESSLPGTTFPLKNAQDVDVGRNNIKNYVISPNSYFRVLTRNRSDGSKYPELVLDKVLDREQEPELRLTLTAQDGGSPPRSGIAQIYIEVVDINDNAPEFEQPLYRVQIPEDSPIGFLIVTVSATDVDTGVNGEIFYSLFQASEEICETFEIHPETGEIRLKKQLDFERIQFYEVHIEARDGGSLSGKCTVLIQVTDVNDNVPEVTLSAFTRHIPENSPEAVVAVLSVSDLDSEENGKINCSIQDDLPFLLKSSLENFYTLVTEGPLDRESRAEYNITITFTDLGTPRLKTQLNLTVTVSDVNDNAPTFSQTTYTLRVRENNSPALHIGSVSATDRDSGANAQVTYSLLPPHDPQLPLGSLVSINADNGQLFALRSLDFEALQAFEFRVGAADRGSPALSSQALVRVLVADANDNAPFVLYPLQNGSAPCTELVPRAAEAGYLVAKVVAVDGDSGQNAWLSYQLLKATEPGLFGVWAHNGEVRTARPLSERDAVKHRLLVLVRDHGEPPLSASVTLHVLLVDGFSQPYLPLPDAAAAEARADPLTVYLVVALASVSSLFLFSVLVFVAVRLCRRRRAASGGGCSVPEGPFPGHLVDVSGAGTLSHSYQYEVCLRGGSGTGEFKFLKPIMPNFQSHSPGPAEENPNFGFSIQ; encoded by the coding sequence ATGGAGACCAGCGGGAAGTTCATTTGCAGACAAAGGCAAgtccttttattctttctccttttgggCTTATCTCAGGCGGGTTTGGAACCTAGGCGCTATTCTGTGGTGGAGGAAACTGAAGGGCGGTCATTTGTAACCAATTTAGCaaaggacctgggtctgggtcagagGGATCTCTCCAAGCGGGGAGCTAGGGTCATTTCCAAAGGGAACAAACTACATTTGCTTCTTGATCTGGAAACTGGAGATTTGTTGCTAGGTGAAAAACTGGACCGGGAGGAATTGTGTGGTCACACAGACCCGTGTGTGCTGCGTTTCCAGGTATTGCTAGAAAATCCCTTAGAGTTTTTTCAAGCTGAGTTACAAGTAATAGATATCAATGACCATTCCCCAGTATTCATAGACAGAGATATGTTGCTAAAAATACCAGAGAGCAGTCTACCTGGAACTACATTTCCACTGAAGAACGCTCAGGATGTGGACGTGGGCCGAAATAATATTAAGAACTATGTAATTAGCCCCAATTCCTACTTTCGGGTCCTTACCCGCAATCGCAGCGATGGCAGCAAATATCCTGAACTGGTGCTGGACAAAGTGCTAGATCGGGAGCAGGAACCTGAGCTCAGGTTAACCCTTACTGCTCAGGATGGTGGCTCTCCACCCAGGTCTGGCATCGCTCAGATCTACATCGAAGTCGTGGACATCAACGATAATGCCCCTGAATTTGAGCAGCCTCTATACAGGGTGCAGATTCCTGAGGACAGTCCCATTGGCTTCCTGATTGTCACAGTCTCTGCTACAGATGTAGACACAGGAGTCAATGGAGAAATTTTCTATTCACTTTTCCAAGCTTCTGAGGAGATTTGCGAAACCTTTGAGATCCACCCTGAGACAGGAGAAATTCGATTGAAAAAACAACTTGATTTCGAAAGAATACAGTTCTATGAGGTCCATATAGAAGCCAGAGATGGCGGCAGCCTTTCTGGAAAATGCACCGTTCTGATTCAAGTTACGGATGTGAACGACAATGTCCCAGAAGTCACCCTGTCTGCGTTTACTAGACACATACCTGAGAACTCTCCTGAAGCTGTCGTTGCAGTTCTCAGTGTTTCAGACCTTGATtcagaagaaaatgggaaaataaattgcTCTATTCAGGACGATCTACCCTTTCTACTGAAATCTTCCTTGGAAAATTTTTACACACTAGTAACAGAGGGACCGCTggacagagagagcagagcagaataCAACATCACCATTACGTTCACTGACTTGGGGACCCCCAGGCTGAAAACCCAGCTCAACCTCACGGTGACCGTGTCCGACGTCAACGACAACGCCCCGACCTTCAGCCAGACGACCTACACCCTGCGCGTCCGCGAGAACAACAGCCCCGCCCTGCACATCGGCAGCGTGAGCGCCACCGACAGAGACTCGGGCGCCAACGCCCAGGTCACCTACTCGCTGCTGCCGCCCCACGACCCGCAGCTGCCGCTGGGCTCGCTGGTGTCCATCAACGCGGACAACGGGCAGCTGTTCGCGCTCAGGTCGCTGGATTTCGAGGCACTGCAGGCGTTCGAGTTCCGCGTGGGCGCGGCCGACCGCGGCTCGCCGGCGCTCAGCAGCCAGGCGCTGGTGCGCGTGCTGGTGGCGGACGCCAACGACAACGCGCCGTTCGTGCTGTACCCGCTGCAGAACGGCTCGGCGCCCTGCACCGAGCTGGTGCCGCGGGCGGCCGAGGCGGGCTACCTGGTGGccaaggtggtggcggtggacGGCGACTCGGGCCAGAACGCCTGGCTGTCGTACCAGCTGCTCAAGGCCACGGAGCCCGGGCTGTTCGGCGTGTGGGCGCACAACGGCGAGGTGCGCACGGCGCGGCCGCTGAGCGAGCGCGACGCCGTCAAGCACAGGCTGCTGGTGCTGGTCCGGGACCACGGCGAGCCGCCGCTGTCGGCCAGCGTCACGCTGCACGTGCTGCTGGTGGACGGCTTCTCGCAGCCCTACCTGCCGCTGCCGGACGCGGCGGCGGCCGAGGCCCGCGCCGACCCGCTCACCGTCTACCTGGTGGTGGCCTTGGCGTCCGTGTCGTCGCTCTTCCTGTTCTCGGTGCTGGTGTTCGTGGCGGTGCGGCTGTGCAGGAGGAGGCGGGCGGCGTCGGGGGGCGGCTGCTCGGTGCCCGAGGGTCCGTTTCCGGGCCACCTGGTGGACGTCAGCGGCGCGGGGACCCTGTCCCACAGCTACCAGTATGAGGTGTGTCTGAGGGGAGGCTCTGGGACCGGTGAATTCAAGTTCCTCAAGCCGATCATGCCCAATTTCCAGAGCCACTCCCCTGGGCCAGCAGAAGAAAACCCCAACTTTGGTTTTAGTATTCagtga
- the PCDHB16 gene encoding protocadherin beta-16: MEIGWLHFLRQRQVLVFFVLLCMSRVGAELEPYSVAEEMERGSFVANLGKDLGLGLKELSTRGARIISQGNKEYLQLKVQTGDLVINEKLDREELCGPTEPCLLYFQLLMEKPLEIFQAELRVEDINDHSPVFTEREMILKIPENSPLGITFPLSNALDLDVGSNSVQNYIISPNSHFEVLTRKLSDGRMYPELVLKEELDREEEPEIVLTLTALDGGSPPRYGIAQVRVEVVDSNDNAPEFGQPIYKVHIPENSPVGSLVVTVSASDLDSGVYGKISYTLFQPSEDISKTLEVNPVTGGIRLKKQVDFETVVSYEVDIKATDGGGLSGKCTLLLQVVDVNDNPPEVTLSALTSPIPENSPEIVVAVFSVSDPDSGDNGKTITSIQDDLPFLLKPSVKNFYTLVTERALDREERTEYNITITVTDLGTPRLKTQHNLTVTVSDVNDNAPTFSQTTYTLRVRENNSPALHIGSVSATDRDSGANAQVTYSLLPPHDPQLPLGSLVSINADNGQLFALRSLDFEALQAFEFRVGAADRGSPALSSQALVRVLVADANDNAPFVLYPLQNGSAPCTELVPRAAEAGYLVAKVVAVDGDSGQNAWLSYQLLKATEPGLFGVWAHNGEVRTARPLSERDAVKHRLLVLVRDHGEPPLSASVTLHVLLVDGFSQPYLPLPDAAAAEARADPLTVYLVVALASVSSLFLFSVLVFVAVRLCRRRRAASGGGCSVPKGLFPGHLVDVSGAGTLSHSYQYEVCLRGGSGTGEFKFLKPIIPNLQFQSTGREVEENSSFRDSFGI; encoded by the coding sequence ATGGAGATTGGATGGTTGCATTTTCTGAGACAAAGGCAAgtccttgttttctttgttttgctttgtatgTCTCGGGTGGGTGCCGAGTTAGAGCCCTATTCAGTAGCGGAAGAAATGGAGAGAGGGTCCTTTGTGGCAAATCTAGGAAAAGATCTGGGGTTAGGATTGAAAGAGCTGTCCACCCGCGGAGCTCGGATCATTTCTCAAGGCAACAAAGAGTATTTGCAGCTCAAGGTTCAGACTGGGGATTTGGTCATAAATGAGAAACTAGATCGAGAGGAGCTATGCGGTCCAACTGAGCCTTGCTTACTGTATTTCCAACTGTTAATGGAAAAACCCTTAGAGATATTTCAGGCTGAACTGAGGGTGGAAGACATAAATGACCATTCTCCTGTGTTCACTGAAAGAGAAATGATTCTAAAAATACCGGAAAACAGTCCTTTAGGAATTACATTCCCTCTGAGTAATGCTCTGGACTTGGATGTAGGAAGCAACAGTGTCCAAAACTATATAATCAGCCCCAACTCCCATTTTGAGGTTCTAACCCGCAAACTCAGTGATGGCAGAATGTACCCTGAGCTGGTGTTGAAAGAAGAGCTGGACAGGGAGGAAGAGCCTGAAATCGTATTAACCTTGACAGCGCTGGATGGCGGCTCTCCACCTCGGTATGGGATTGCGCAGGTGCGCGTTGAAGTGGTGGACAGCAACGATAACGCCCCTGAGTTTGGGCAGCCCATCTATAAGGTGCATATTCCTGAGAACAGTCCTGTAGGCTCGCTGGTTGTCACTGTTTCTGCCAGCGATTTAGACAGCGGAGTCTATGGAAAAATATCCTACACACTCTTCCAGCCTTCAGAAGATATTAGCAAAACTTTGGAAGTAAATCCTGTAACAGGAGGAATTCGACTGAAAAAACAAGTAGATTTTGAGACAGTTGTATCTTATGAAGTAGACATCAAGGCCACTGATGGGGGCGGCCTTTCAGGAAAATGCACTCTTCTCCTCCAGGTGGTGGATGTGAATGATAATCCTCCAGAAGTGACCCTGTCTGCACTTACGAGCCCCATCCCAGAGAATTCACCCGAGATTGTAGTTgctgttttcagtgtttcagatcCTGACTCTGGGGACAATGGGAAGACCATTACCTCCATCCAGGAtgaccttccttttcttctaaaaCCTTCAGTCAAGAACTTTTACACCTTGGTAACAGAGAGAGCActagacagagaagaaagaaccgAATACAACATCACCATCACCGTCACCGACCTGGGGACCCCCAGGCTGAAAACCCAGCACAACCTCACGGTGACCGTGTCCGACGTCAACGACAACGCCCCGACCTTCAGCCAGACGACCTACACCCTGCGCGTCCGCGAGAACAACAGCCCCGCCCTGCACATCGGCAGCGTGAGCGCCACCGACAGAGACTCGGGCGCCAACGCCCAGGTCACCTACTCGCTGCTGCCGCCCCACGACCCGCAGCTGCCGCTGGGCTCGCTGGTGTCCATCAACGCGGATAACGGGCAGCTGTTCGCGCTCAGGTCGCTGGATTTCGAGGCACTGCAGGCGTTCGAGTTCCGCGTGGGCGCGGCCGACCGCGGCTCGCCGGCGCTCAGCAGCCAGGCGCTGGTGCGCGTGCTGGTGGCGGACGCCAACGACAACGCGCCGTTCGTGCTGTACCCGCTGCAGAACGGCTCGGCGCCCTGCACCGAGCTGGTGCCGCGGGCGGCCGAGGCGGGCTACCTGGTGGccaaggtggtggcggtggacGGCGACTCGGGCCAGAACGCCTGGCTGTCGTACCAGCTGCTCAAGGCCACGGAGCCCGGGCTGTTCGGCGTGTGGGCGCACAACGGCGAGGTGCGCACGGCGCGGCCGCTGAGCGAGCGCGACGCCGTCAAGCACAGGCTGCTGGTGCTGGTCCGGGACCACGGCGAGCCGCCGCTGTCGGCCAGCGTCACGCTGCACGTGCTGCTGGTGGACGGCTTCTCGCAGCCCTACCTGCCGCTGCCGGACGCGGCGGCGGCCGAGGCCCGCGCCGACCCGCTCACCGTCTACCTGGTGGTGGCCTTGGCGTCCGTGTCGTCGCTCTTCCTGTTCTCGGTGCTGGTGTTCGTGGCGGTGCGGCTGTGCAGGAGGAGGCGGGCGGCGTCGGGGGGCGGCTGCTCGGTGCCCAAGGGTCTGTTTCCGGGCCACCTGGTGGACGTCAGCGGCGCGGGGACCCTGTCCCACAGCTACCAGTATGAGGTGTGTCTGAGGGGAGGATCTGGGACCGGCGAGTTCAAGTTCCTCAAGCCCATTATCCCAAATCTGCAGTTTCAGAGCACAGGAAGGGAAGTGGAAGAAAATTCCTCCTTCCGAGATAGTTTTGGGATATAA
- the LOC131832172 gene encoding LOW QUALITY PROTEIN: protocadherin beta-14-like (The sequence of the model RefSeq protein was modified relative to this genomic sequence to represent the inferred CDS: deleted 1 base in 1 codon) — protein sequence MEIKGELALWKRQVLILFVLLELSEAGPESVRYSVAEETEVGSFVANFARDLGLGVEELSSREARVVSDDNEKHLQLDLRTGDLLLNEKLDREELCGSTEPCVLHFQMVLENPLQFFRAELQVTDINDTHSPMFLDKQIFIKISESTSTGTTFLMESAQDLDVGTNSLQNYTISPNSHFYIKIQDSSDGKLYPELVLDRALDHEEESELSLTLTALDGGSPPRSGTTLVLIKVLDINDNAPQFAQKLYEVQVLEDTPTGSWIITIFANDLDTGNYGKISYTFLHASEDIRKTFEINPISGEVHLRSCLDFEVIQFYTIRIQATDGGGLSEECTLLVKVIDINDNPPEVTISSFTKSIPENASETLVALFSVRDQDSGDNGRMVCSIQDDLPFYLKPTFKNFFTLVSEKALDRETRSEYNITITVTDLGTPRLKTQHNLTVTVSDVNDNAPAFSQTTYTPRVRENNSPALHIGSVSATDRDSGANAQVTYSLLPPHDPQLPLGSLVSINADNGQLFALRSLDFEALQAFEFRVGAADRGSPALSSQALVRVLVADANDNAPFVLYPLQNGSAPCTELVPRAAEAGYLVAKVVAVDGDSGQNAWLSYQLLKATEPGLFGVWAHNGEVRTARPLSERDAVKHRLLVLVRDHGEPPLSASVTLHVLLVDGFSQPYLPLPDAAAAEARADPLTVYLVVALASVSSLFLFSVLVFVAVRLCRRRRAASGGGCSVPEGPFPGHLVDVSGAGTLSQSYQYEVCLTGGSATGEFKFLKPIIPSLPVPDTGRNIEGNENFRNSFGFNIQ from the exons ATGGAGATCAAAGGGGAGCTCGCTCTGTGGAAAAGGCAAGTCCTGATTCTCTTTGTTTTGCTGGAATTATCTGAGGCAGGTCCTGAATCTGTGCGATATTCTGTGGCAGAGGAAACAGAAGTTGGTTCTTTTGTGGCCAATTTTGCAAGGGATCTAGGGCTTGGGGTGGAGGAGCTATCATCACGGGAGGCCCGGGTAGTGTCAGATGATAACGAAAAGCACTTACAACTTGATTTACGGACAGGGGATTTGCTCCTAAATGAGAAACTGGACCGAGAAGAGCTCTGTGGCTCCACCGAGCCCTGTGTGCTGCATTTTCAGATGGTATTAGAAAACCCTTTACAGTTCTTTCGGGCTGAACTGCAAGTTACAGACATAAATGAT ACTCACTCCCCTATGTTTCTAGacaagcaaatatttattaaaatatcagaaagtACCAGCACTGGAACCACATTCCTAATGGAGAGTGCCCAAGATTTGGATGTAGGAACCAACAGTCTTCAAAACTACACAATTAGCCCCAATTCTCATTTCTACATTAAAATCCAAGATAGCAGTGATGGAAAGTTATACCCAGAACTGGTCCTGGACAGAGCATTAGATCATGAGGAGGAGTCTGAGCTCTCATTAACACTCACAGCACTGGATGGTGGATCGCCACCCAGGTCTGGGACAACTTTGGTTCTCATCAAGGTCCTGGACATCAATGACAATGCCCCTCAGTTTGCTCAGAAGCTCTATGAAGTGCAAGTTCTGGAGGACACACCCACTGGTTCCTGGATTATTACCATTTTTGCTAACGATCTGGATACAGGAAATTATGGGAAAATATCATACACATTTTTGCATGCATCAGAAGATATTCGTAAAACATTTGAAATCAATCCAATATCCGGGGAAGTTCATTTGAGATCATGTCTGGATTTTGAAGTGATACAGTTCTACACTATACGTATTCAGGCAACAGATGGTGGGGGTCTTTCAGAAGAATGTACTCTTCTGGTTAAAGTAATAGATATAAATGATAATCCACCAGAAGTGACCATCTCATCATTTACAAAGTCAATTCCAGAAAATGCCTCCGAGACTCTGGTTGCTCTTTTTAGTGTCCGAGACCAAGACTCTGGGGATAACGGGAGGATGGTGTGCTCCATTCAGGATGACCTCCCCTTTTATCTGAAACCAACCTTCAAGAACTTTTTCACTCTAGTTTCGGAAAAAGCACTGGACAGAGAGACAAGATCCGAGTACAACATCACCATCACCGTCACCGACCTGGGGACCCCCAGGCTGAAAACCCAGCACAACCTCACGGTGACCGTGTCCGACGTCAACGACAACGCCCCGGCCTTCAGCCAGACGACCTACACCCCGCGCGTCCGCGAGAACAACAGCCCCGCCCTGCACATCGGCAGCGTGAGCGCCACCGACAGAGACTCGGGCGCCAACGCCCAGGTCACCTACTCGCTGCTGCCGCCCCACGACCCGCAGCTGCCGCTGGGCTCGCTGGTGTCCATCAACGCGGACAACGGGCAGCTGTTCGCGCTCAGGTCGCTGGATTTCGAGGCGCTGCAGGCTTTCGAGTTCCGCGTGGGCGCGGCCGACCGCGGCTCGCCGGCGCTCAGCAGCCAGGCGCTGGTGCGCGTGCTGGTGGCGGACGCCAACGACAACGCGCCGTTCGTGCTGTACCCGCTGCAGAACGGCTCGGCGCCCTGCACCGAGCTGGTGCCGCGGGCGGCCGAGGCGGGCTACCTGGTGGccaaggtggtggcggtggacGGCGACTCGGGCCAGAACGCCTGGCTGTCGTACCAGCTGCTCAAGGCCACGGAGCCCGGGCTGTTCGGCGTGTGGGCGCACAACGGCGAGGTGCGCACGGCGCGGCCGCTGAGCGAGCGCGACGCCGTCAAGCACAGGCTGCTGGTGCTGGTCCGGGACCACGGCGAGCCGCCGCTGTCGGCCAGCGTCACGCTGCACGTGCTGCTGGTGGACGGCTTCTCGCAGCCCTACCTGCCGCTGCCGGACGCGGCGGCGGCCGAGGCCCGCGCCGACCCGCTCACCGTCTACCTGGTGGTGGCCTTGGCGTCCGTGTCGTCGCTCTTCCTGTTCTCGGTGCTGGTGTTCGTGGCGGTGCGGCTGTGCAGGAGGAGGCGGGCGGCGTCGGGGGGCGGCTGCTCGGTGCCCGAGGGTCCGTTTCCGGGCCACCTGGTGGACGTCAGCGGCGCGGGGACCCTGTCCCAGAGCTACCAGTATGAGGTGTGTCTGACGGGAGGTTCAGCGACCGGTGAGTTCAAGTTCTTGAAGCCGATTATCCCCAGCCTTCCAGTCCCTGACACTGGTAGAAATATAGAGGGAAATGAGAACTTTAGGAACAGTTTTGGATTCaacattcaataa
- the LOC131832168 gene encoding protocadherin beta-9-like produces the protein MEARTLCCPRQRQVLFLFLFGGVSLAGSGFGRYSVTEETERGSFVANLAKDLGLGDQELVARGARVVSDDNKQHLLLDSQTGDLLTNEKLDREKLCGLTEPCMLYFQILMDKPFQIYRAELRVRDINDHSPMFRDQETVLKILESTAEGTAFRLERAEDADGGLNGIQSYTINLNPFFHIKISDSDEGMIYPELVLDKALDREKQHELSLTLTALDGGTPPRSGTTTIRIVILDINDNAPQFSQTIYETQTPENSTVGSLIAKVSAGDIDSGVNADISYSLFDASEDIRTTFQVNPYSGEIILLVLLDYELIKSYKISIQAMDGGGLTATCTVLVEVLDVNDNPPELVISSLSNYVAENSPETVLAVFRIKDRDSGENGKMLCYIQDNLPFLLKPSVENFYILMTEGGLDRESQAKYNITITVTDLGTPRLKTQHNLTVTVSDVNDNAPTFSQTTYTLRVRENNSPALHIGSVSATDRDSGANAQVTYSLLPPHDPQLPLGSLVSINADNGQLFALRSLDFEALQAFEFRVGAADRGSPALSSQALVRVLVADANDNAPFVLYPLQNGSAPCTELVPRAAEAGYLVAKVVAVDGDSGQNAWLSYQLLKATEPGLFGVWAHNGEVRTARPLSERDAVKHRLLVLVRDHGEPPLSASVTLHVLLVDGFSQPYLPLPDAAAAEARADPLTVYLVVALASVSSLFLFSVLVFVAVRLCRRRRAASGGGCSVPEGPFPGHLVDVSGAGTLSQSYQYEVCLTGGSATGEFKFLKPIIPNFPPQRSGKETEENPTFHNSFGFNI, from the coding sequence ATGGAGGCTCGAACGTTGTGCTGCCCAAGACAAAGGCAagtcctatttctttttctgtttggggGAGTATCCTTGGCAGGTTCTGGGTTTGGACGATATTCGGTAACAGAGGAAACAGAGAGAGGATCATTTGTTGCCAATCTGGCAAAAGATTTGGGGCTAGGGGACCAGGAGTTGGTTGCAAGGGGAGCCCGGGTGGTCTCCGATGACAACAAACAACACCTGCTCCTGGATTCTCAGACTGGAGATTTGCTTACGAATGAGAAACTGGACCGAGAGAAACTGTGTGGCCTCACGGAGCCCTGCATGctatatttccaaattttaatgGATAAACCCTTTCAGATTTACCGGGCTGAACTGAGGGTAAGGGATATAAATGATCATTCACCAATGTTTCGGGACCAAGAGACagtcttaaaaatattagaaagtacAGCTGAAGGGACAGCATTTCGACTAGAAAGAGCAGAAGATGCAGATGGAGGACTTAACGGTATCCAAAGCTACACCATCAACCTGAACCCttttttccatattaaaattAGTGACAGTGATGAAGGCATGATATATCCAGAGCTAGTGTTGGATAAGGCACTGGATCGGGAGAAGCAGCATGAGCTCAGTTTAACTCTCACAGCACTGGATGGTGGGACTCCACCCAGGTCTGGGACCACGACAATACGAATTGTGATCCTGGACATCAATGATAATGCCCCCCAGTTTTCTCAGACAATCTATGAGACCCAGACCCCAGAGAACAGCACAGTAGGATCTCTTATTGCAAAAGTCTCTGCAGGAGATATAGATTCTGGAGTCAATGCAGACATATCCTATTCACTTTTTGATGCTTCCGAAGATATACGAACAACCTTTCAAGTCAATCCTTATTCTGGGGAAATTATTCTCTTAGTGTTGCTTGATTATGAGCTAATAAAGTCTTACAAAATAAGTATACAGGCAATGGATGGAGGGGGCCTTACTGCAACATGTACAGTTTTGGTGGAGGTATTAGACGTCAATGACAATCCCCCTGAACTGGTCATATCATCACTTTCCAACTATGTTGCTGAGAACTCTCCTGAGACGGTACTCGCTGTTTTTAGAATTAAAGACAGAGATTctggagaaaatggaaagatgCTTTGCTACATTCAAGATAATCTGCCATTCCTTCTAAAACCCTCTGTGGAAAATTTCTACATCCTAATGACAGAAGGAGGGCTGGACAGAGAGAGTCAGGCCAAGTACAACATCACCATCACCGTCACCGACCTGGGGACCCCCAGGCTGAAAACCCAGCACAACCTCACGGTGACCGTGTCCGACGTCAACGACAACGCCCCGACCTTCAGCCAGACGACCTACACCCTGCGCGTCCGCGAGAACAACAGCCCCGCCCTGCACATCGGCAGCGTGAGCGCCACCGACAGAGACTCGGGCGCCAACGCCCAGGTCACCTACTCGCTGCTGCCGCCCCACGACCCGCAGCTGCCGCTGGGCTCGCTGGTGTCCATCAACGCGGACAACGGGCAGCTGTTCGCGCTCAGGTCGCTGGATTTCGAGGCGCTGCAGGCGTTCGAGTTCCGCGTGGGCGCGGCCGACCGCGGCTCGCCGGCGCTCAGCAGCCAGGCGCTGGTGCGCGTGCTGGTGGCGGACGCCAACGACAACGCGCCGTTCGTGCTGTACCCGCTGCAGAACGGCTCGGCGCCCTGCACCGAGCTGGTGCCGCGGGCGGCCGAGGCGGGCTACCTGGTGGccaaggtggtggcggtggacGGCGACTCGGGCCAGAACGCCTGGCTGTCGTACCAGCTGCTCAAGGCCACGGAGCCCGGGCTGTTCGGCGTGTGGGCGCACAACGGCGAGGTGCGCACGGCGCGGCCGCTGAGCGAGCGCGACGCCGTCAAGCACAGGCTGCTGGTGCTGGTCCGGGACCACGGCGAGCCGCCGCTGTCGGCCAGCGTCACGCTGCACGTGCTGCTGGTGGACGGCTTCTCGCAGCCCTACCTGCCGCTGCCGGACGCGGCGGCGGCCGAGGCCCGCGCCGACCCGCTCACCGTCTACCTGGTGGTGGCCTTGGCGTCCGTGTCGTCGCTCTTCCTGTTCTCGGTGCTGGTGTTCGTGGCGGTGCGGCTGTGCAGGAGGAGGCGGGCGGCGTCGGGGGGCGGCTGCTCGGTGCCCGAGGGTCCGTTTCCGGGCCACCTGGTGGACGTCAGCGGCGCGGGGACCCTGTCCCAGAGCTACCAGTATGAGGTGTGTCTGACGGGAGGTTCAGCGACCGGTGAGTTCAAGTTCTTGAAGCCGATTATCCCCAACTTCCCACCTCAGCGCTCTGGGAAAGAGACGGAAGAAAATCCTACCTTCCACAATAGCTTTGGGTTCAATATATAG